Within the Tenrec ecaudatus isolate mTenEca1 chromosome 7, mTenEca1.hap1, whole genome shotgun sequence genome, the region TTAGCTGAGATTGGggcccttcctcattttcatttgtttgggtttttgtggggttttttaaaaaatgtctgtGGTCTGGCTGTTGATTACATAAGTTTCTACATCTTTTTCTTTCAACTTAGCTTTTATTCTTTAGCACGCGCACTTCGGGAAGCACCCACGGGCTTACAGGAAGGGCCGCAGCCGTGCTGGGCCCTCTTGGTTGGGGCATTAGAATGTGTTTTCCTTCACGAAGTGACACTGGGCATAGATGACCCTTCGTTGTGTCTTTTCACGGCCTGATTCGGCTGCACAGCCCTGGGAAAGCCCTGGAGGCCTACTGAGACCCTTCCCCTACCAGCGGGGCTCCACCTTccccatgccgcgaccctttcatacagtgcctcacgcTGtgctgagcccccaaccataacattattttcattgctacttcatcactgtcattttgctactgttaggcatcgggcgaccctgtgaaagggtcgttggatccctaaaggggtcgtgacccacaggttgagtaccGCTGTCCAAGctctgggagggtgtgtgtgtgtgtgtgtgtgtatggcagGCGTGACAGAGCTCCTCCTGCAGGGCCCCTTACCTGCCCAGCAGCCTGGCTGAGGGCAGGGGCTGACAGGCCAGGTGTGGgctgaggggaaggaagcacctgGGGTTGGGTGACCACTGCCCTGGCCGGTCAAGACAAGGCTGTCAGGAGGGTGGGCAGGCGAGTAGATGTGGTGGAATTGATCGGGCCTTCCTGAATCCTTGGGCAGGGCAGGATTGGACATTCAGCGTGAGATCCACCAGCCCTGAAGGGTCTGCGGGGCATAGGGGgccagtgggggaagggaaggtcCAGGGGCAGGTAGGGGCTGGAAGCACctcaggggggaggggaggggagggcatccTGGAGGAAGTGGTCCTCAGGGGCAAGTCTGCTCTGGGCCCGGTCCTGAAGGCCACCATCTAGATGTGACATCATCCTCAGAGGCCTCGGGGCAGAGTGCTGCTGGCAGCATGACAGGAATGTGAAGGACACTTGGGATAAGAGGACAATGCCATGGGGCAGAGAGTGGGTCCTGACCTCCATCCCCGCCCAGGTCCCCACCTCGAAGGAGTGCGTGGGCTTTGGAGCTGTGCAGGAGGTGGCTGTGGGGCTGGTGCAGCCAGCCAGCGCGACCCTGTACGACTACTATAACCCGGGTGAGCACGGGTCGGAGTGggcgcctgggagcagggccgccGGGAACCTGGACGGTGAAGGGGCAAGAGTGGCCTGGGTGACAGGGAGGCACTCGGGACAGCCACTGTGTGCtaatgcgcccccccccccccacttaacACTCCCCTGCCCCCTTCTACTTTCTGCAGAGCACAAGTGCTCTGTGTTTTACGGAGCACCAAGCAAGAGCAAACTCCTGTCCAAACTGTGCTCTGGAGACGTGTGCCAGTGTGCAGAGGGTGAGCCCAGACTCCCCCGGGGCCTGGGGACAGGGGCGGAGGCGGTGGGGGGGACGTGGGACCATTGGGGCCTAAGGCCAGGGTTCATCCATCGGGCACTCTGGCTTCAGGGAAGTGCCCTCGACAACGTCGCGCCCTGGAGCGGGGCCAGCAGGAGGAGGAAGGCTACCGAATGAAGTTCGCCTGCTACTACCCTCGTGTGGAGTACGGTCAGTCAGTCTCCTCACCgggccctgcctgcctgcctgtcccagGAAGCAGGCCTTTGGCCCTGCCACTTCTGCAGGTTCCTCTCACATGCCCGCCCCTGCCGCCAGCCCTCTGCACCTCTTTGGAACTCACCGTCCCACCTCCCCTCGCCTctctaacccccaccccaggcttCCAGGTGAAGATCCTACGTGAAGACAGCAGGGCTGCCTTCCGCCTCTTTGAGGCCAAGATCATCCAAGTCCTGCATTTCAGTATGGaggcggccggggctgggggacgGGTGGGGGGGACTTCGGTCTGGGTTGGCCCTCTGTCTCTCAGTACCCAGGGCGCGTGCGCAGCCCCAGAGAGAGCAATCTCCCTCCCGGGTGGGTGAGCGGGGCGAGGCTGCAGGGAGACCTTCTCTACCCCTCTGACGTCCCTTATGCCCCTCGTCTCCTCCTCAGCCAAGGATGCCAAGGCTACCATTGGCCAGACCCGAAACTTCCTGGTTCGAGCTTCCTGCCGCCTTCGCTTGGAGCCTGGGAAAGAGTATTTGATCATGGGCCTGGATGGAGTCACCAGGGACCTCAAGGAAGAGTGAGTGCCCTGGGCCATCGGTCTCCTGTTCCCCTTCCCTCTTGTGCTTCCCCTGGCACAACTGCCCTGCTGCCTCCGAGTCAAGCGTGCCCCCCCATCTGCCCATCCTCCTGGCCTCTGATGACCGCCCTCCGCCCCCTGCAGCCCCCAGTACCTGCTGGACTCGAACAGCTGGATTGAGGAGATGCCCTCAGAGCGCCTGTGCCAGAGCACCCGCCAGCGGGCAGCGTGCGTCCAGCTCAGCAACTTCCTTCAGGAATATAGCACCCAGGGGTGCCAGGTGTGAGgaagctgccccacaggggccTGCACCGAGCACAGGGACCTCTGCTCCCCCTGACCACAGCCCAGGGAGGGCCAGGGGCACAATAAAGGCCTTTTACAGCAAAGGGTAATGTGTGCCTCTTGGATTGAGGACCCAGACCCAGGCTTGCGCCGTCTTAGACTTTCAGACCCTGGTGGCTTCCGGGGGCGGCCAAccctccctcccaatggctcagGGCGGAGCTCAGTTCCTCTGGGGCCTCCTTGATGAATTGTGCCCCACAGCCTGCACCCAGAGGCCCCAGGCCCCACACTTCATCTGTGCCTGCAGCTCAGTCCACACCTGTCCGGCCACACGGCACCCTCCATCCGTGTGCAGGTGGGGATCTGGATCTGCTGCACTTAGTTGAATCCTGGCCAGTTGCAGGCCTGTTGAAACCTGAGCCTGCtatccatggcctcagctcctgtcCCCAGAGTTGTGCAATGCTCAGCTCTGATCATGTCTTCAGTCTGGTAAACAAGGCACAAGGCTGACCTTGTGTGCCAGTCTGCTGAGGAGAGCGCTGCTCAATTGGGGTGAACCCTCCCCGTCCAATAACCTTGCCTGCATTTGGTTCTACCTCTGGGGTGCTGGGGTGGCCCAGAAATCCGCCTCCAGGAACATCCTGGTTGAATGGAAACGGATCACTCAGCAACCTGCTATCTGTCACTCACAGTCCCTGAACTCTCTCTCCTTCCGTTGTCTGCCGGGTCCCAGGGATGGAGCTGTGAACTTGCTCACACTTCACGCCTGGGGGATACCCCAGGATACAGGAGAGCCCTGGGGGCCTGTGGAGGCAGCTGAGCTGTAATGGAGAGCATCGGACAGTtggggggggcaggtgggggaaggcttcctggaggcggTAGCATCTAAGTTGGGTTCTGAAGGCTGAGAAAGAGTCGGGCCGAGACTTGGGAAGGGAGAGTTAAGGCAGGAGGAGCAGAGGCAGGACCAGGACACAGCACGTAGAGCCGGGCACTGCATGTTCTTCATGTCTAAAATTTGGATTTGGAGGTGCAGTGGGAGAGAGAGGTCTTGTGAGGGCTTTGGAATCCACAAGTACCCCATCATTCCATTGTATTCCATGTAATTTGAGAAGTGCTCTTCCCCAGTGTTTGGGGGCTCCCTGGGGCCGGTGCTCACTCAGTTGCCTGCCAGATCTCTCGCCTGGTCAccatggtggggggcgggggtgggtggtggaAACTTGTTGACCAGCCACCATCGTGGCAAGACTCAGCCTGGGCCTACAGTTAACTAACCGTGAGGAAGGAGGTAACTCTTATTGCTCAATCCCAGGCAAGCCCACTCATACACAGGCCTGGATCCCAGGCTGCGCCCGAGCCTCTGCCCCAGGAGCCCAGCTGGCAGGAGCCCACTCGGACTCCCTGGCCACTCTGCCCGGCCGTGCCTGCCTGGGGTAAGGCTCACACTGAGATTTCATGCGCCCCCTGGTCAGTGTACACAACTAGGGATGAGGAGTTGGGTCTGGGGTGGCTACATTGTTACCCGAGGCCAGGTCCCCTCCAAACCTTCCTTCCCACAGCTCTCATCCAGAGCTGCTCCCACTATTTGTCACGGTCTCTGCTCAAAACTTTGTCGAAGCTGAACTGCCCCCTCACCCACAGTCGGGCCACCTCCTTGTCACGTGTCCGGTGGGGCACCCTGCTCATAGCTACAACTTCCAGACGTGGTGGGGCCCAGGGCGCTTTGGAAGGGATGCGTCCTGCCTCCACCTAACACTATGCCTGAGGCTAAAGACTGGACTTCCCTGTGACCTTGGGGCTCGAAAAACAGTCCTGCGTGGGATGGGGAAGGGGCAGAAGGCGTGGGACTGTAGAGAAGGGTGGCGGAAAGGTGTTGACCAGCCGCCATCGTGGCCAGACACCTGGGTCTGAGGCTAACCACGAGGGAGCACTGAGCCAAGGCACTGCCCTGTGCCCCGGGGATCTTCAGCCTCCATGTCAGACAGCCTCTCCCCCTGCTCTTCAATGGCGTATGCAGTTCTTGCTTCGGACGCAAGCCACCTCCAGAGGGTCTCTCTTGCTGGCAACTGAAGAGAGGTGGTCCTAACAGTTCAGGGTCCAGACTGCAGCCAGACTGCCAACGCCAGCTGCTGGCCCGGCCACGCTGACGCGGCATGCTTGTGGGCAAGACTCTCAGGACAGTCCTGAGCCCAGAGTGTCACTGCGGAGCAGCAGAGAACGAGCAGAGCGTCACACAAGCAGAGAATGACCTCTGGGATGGGGTACGTGCTCCATAACGGAGCCCATCCAGGTTCtcaatccccccctcccccccggacTCAGCAGAGAGCGGAAGGGGAGCTGTTATAGAATTAcaccagatgtgtgtgtgtgtggggggggttccCAAACAAATCAGCGTGCATGGCTGccctatttgttttttaaacacacacacacacacacacacacagttgtctCACTGCAATCCTGAAGGGCCTGTCAGAAAGGCCAACGGTCTCTGAGTCCTGAAGGGCCTGTCAGAAAGGCCAACGGTCTCTGAGGCAGATTTCGGAACCGTAAGCGGGTCCAAGGTTGGTCCTGGGAGGACATGGCCCAGGCCGGAGGTGGGCCGCGTTGATCTTTGCGGTTGATGTAGAGCCAGCAAGTTAATATTCCTGGTGCAGGGCCAAGGTCAGGATTgacttctctcttccttctttctgATGAGGGTGACATCTTTGAAATAGGACTCCCCAAGGCCAATgggaatgggtgtcattttaggaCGGTGTCACTCAGAGGTCCCTATATAGCAGGCTGACCCGCAGGGGCCCCAGAGCTGAGAGAGGCTGCCCTCGGGCCTCCAGCCATGCTGTTCttcgggctgctgctgctgctgctggccctgctggccGCTGCCCACCTGCTGTGGCGCCTGTGGGCCCTCCGGACTCTCCACCTCCCGCCTCTGGTTCCGGGCTTCCTGCACCTCCTGAAGCCCAACCTCCCCATCTACCTTTTTGGCCTGTCTCAGAAACTAGGGCCTGTCTACAGGCTCCGCCTGGGGCTACAAGGTCAGTACCCCCTCTTGCCCATGGTTTGAGCCGCTGAGGTCCTCTAGACCTCGTTGACCCCTTGCTCTGACTCTTCTCCAGAGGTGGTGGTACTGAACTCCAAGAGGGCCATCGAGGAGGCCATGGTCAAGAAGTGGGTGGACTTTGCCGGCAGACCTCAGACCATGTCCTGTAAGGGGCACTGCTTGACAGAAGGGATGGGGCTGGAGGAGGCTAAGCTGGAGGGTGAGGCCAGCCCCCTGGCTTCCTTGGTCAGTAgttccctcttccccaccccccacagttaAGCTGGTGTCCCTTGACAACCAGGACCTGTCCGTAGGGGACTACTCCCCACTCTGGAAGGCCCACAAGAAGCTCGCCCGCTCAGCCCTACTGCTGGGTATCCGAAGCTCCATGGAGGGGCTTGTGCAGGAGGTCACCCAGGAGTTCTGTGACGTGAGTCTGGCCTCTCGCAGCGCCCCCTCCAGCCCAAGTCAGcctcaccaaccccaacccctgcccTCCTAGCAGCCGCTCAGCTCCTGTACTTTCTCCATAGCGCATGAGAGCCCAGGCTGGCGTCCCCGTGGCTGTCCATAAGGAATTCTCCCTGCTCACCTGCACCATCATCTGCCATCTCACCTTTGGTGACAAGGTCCAGGCAcacctccagcccttccctgcctgccctcccccaACTCCCACCCCCACGGTTCCTCCCTGGGCTGGATCCCCGAGAGGTCTCCCCTCTCTTCTGGCAGGAGGACTCCCTGGTGCGTGCCTTTCATGACTGCATCCAGGACTTGCTAAGCGCCTGGGACCACTGGTCCATTCACATCTTGGACGTTGTTCCCTTTCTCAGGGTGAGCAGGGGCCCCAGATCCTGGTGTGGGGCTGACGTGCTGGGaggcaaggagggagggtggcGAGGGAGCAGGCTTCCTTCCTAGGAGCCGCCGATTTGCTCCTCCCCCAGTTCTTTCCCAACCCGGTGCTGCGGAGGCTGAAGCGGGCCTTGGAGAGGAGGGACAGGATGGTGAGAGAGCAACTGAGACGACACAAGGTGGGCATTCACGCTGGGccctcttgggggggggggctctgcccagggctagAGGGCAGTCCTGGGTCTGCTGCCGCTGTCAGCCCCTCCATGGGCTTTGGGCACCCAACCCCACTACCCGTCTCTCCCCAGGACAGCCTGGAGGCCAGCCAGTGCAGGGACATGACAGACTACATGCTACAAGGAATGAGGCGGCAGGTCTCAGGGGAGGGCAGCGAGGGGCAGCTCCTCGAAGGCCACGTGCACATGGCCATGGTGGACCTGTTCATCGGGGGCACGGAGACCACAGCGACCTCTCTCTCCTGGGCAGTGGTGTATTTGCTTCACCACCCTGAGGTGCGCCCTGGACCCAGCCCCAAGGCCCCAGACGGCCTGGCTCCGAGCAGTGTGCGCC harbors:
- the CYP21A2 gene encoding steroid 21-hydroxylase → MLFFGLLLLLLALLAAAHLLWRLWALRTLHLPPLVPGFLHLLKPNLPIYLFGLSQKLGPVYRLRLGLQEVVVLNSKRAIEEAMVKKWVDFAGRPQTMSFKLVSLDNQDLSVGDYSPLWKAHKKLARSALLLGIRSSMEGLVQEVTQEFCDRMRAQAGVPVAVHKEFSLLTCTIICHLTFGDKEDSLVRAFHDCIQDLLSAWDHWSIHILDVVPFLRFFPNPVLRRLKRALERRDRMVREQLRRHKDSLEASQCRDMTDYMLQGMRRQVSGEGSEGQLLEGHVHMAMVDLFIGGTETTATSLSWAVVYLLHHPEMQQRLQEELDRELGSSASNSRMQYKDRARLPLLNATIAEVLRLRCSVPLALPHRTTRRSSILGYDIPKDMVVIPNLLGAHLDETVWARPQDFWPERFLEPGACPRELAFGCGARVCLGEPLARLELFVVLTQLLRAFTLLPAPGALPSLQPWPPGGVTLGVPPFHVRLLRRRPAPEVSP